One genomic window of Cuculus canorus isolate bCucCan1 chromosome 11, bCucCan1.pri, whole genome shotgun sequence includes the following:
- the OXTR gene encoding oxytocin receptor isoform X1, producing the protein MEKLYFAGSSVWTINSSLGNGTLRLENQTSGRNSTADPLKRNEDVAKVEVTILCLILFLALTGNLCVLLAIHTTRQKHSRMYFFMKHLSIADLVVAIFQVLPQLIWDITFRFYGPDFLCRLIKYLQVVGMFASTYMLLLMSLDRCLAICQPLRSLHRRADRASVLITWLLCLLVSIPQIHIFSLRDVGNGVYDCWADFIQPWGPKAYVTWITLMVYIIPVLMLSICYGLISFKIWQNVKLKTAHGLTMGLSSSSCSGMAFARVSNTKLISKAKIRTVKMTFIIVLAFIVCWTPFFFVQMWSVWDMNAPREASPFIIAMLLASLNSCCNPWIYMLYTGHLFHDLMRRFLCCSTRYLKSQPACELSVGKKSNSSSFILSCKSTSQRSFMHPSMM; encoded by the exons ATGGAGAAGTTGTACTTCGCAGGGAGCAGTGTATGGACGATCAACAGCTCTCTGGGGAACGGGACCCTCCGCCTGGAGAACCAGACGTCTGGGAGGAACAGCACCGCAGACCCGCTGAAGAGGAATGAGGACGTGGCCAAGGTGGAGGTGACCATCCTCTGCCTCATCCTGTTCCTCGCCCTGACTGGCAACCTGTGTGTGCTGCTGGCCATCCACACCACTCGGCAGAAGCACTCTCGCATGTACTTCTTCATGAAGCACTTGAGCATTGCTGACTTGGTCGTTGCCATCTTCCAGGTGCTGCCCCAGCTCATCTGGGACATCACCTTCAGGTTTTATGGGCCAGATTTCCTTTGCCGGTTGATCAAGTACTTGCAGGTAGTGGGGATGTTTGCTTCCACCTACATGCTCTTACTGATGTCCCTGGACCGGTGCTTGGCCATCTGTCAGCCGCTGAGGTCTCTGCATAGGAGAGCCGACCGAGCCTCTGTCCTCATCACCTGGCTGCTGTGCCTGCTGGTCAGCATCCCTCAGATCCACATATTTTCTCTGAGGGATGTGGGGAATGGGGTTTATGACTGTTGGGCAGATTTCATCCAGCCCTGGGGACCTAAAGCCTATGTCACTTGGATAACCCTCATGGTCTACATCATCCCTGTATTGATGCTGAGCATCTGCTATGGCTTAATCAGCTTCAAAATTTGGCAGAACGTGAAGCTTAAGACGGCTCACGGGCTCACTATGGGTCtgagctccagctcctgcagcggCATGGCGTTTGCCAGGGTCAGCAACACCAAGCTCATCTCCAAAGCCAAGATCCGGACAGTCAAAATGACCTTCATCATAGTGTTAGCTTTCATAGTGTGCTGGActccctttttctttgtgcAGATGTGGTCTGTGTGGGACATGAATGCTCCGCGGGAAG CCTCCCCCTTCATCATTGCCATGCTCCTGGCCAGCCTCAACAGCTGCTGCAACCCCTGGATCTACATGCTGTACACAGGGCACCTCTTCCATGACCTGATGCGGCgcttcctctgctgctccacACGGTACCTGAAGTCACAGCCAGCATGCGAACTGAGCGTCGGCAAGAAGAGCAactcctcctccttcatccTCAGCTGCAAGAGCACGAGCCAGAGGAGCTTCATGCATCCATCGATGATGTGA
- the OXTR gene encoding oxytocin receptor isoform X2 has protein sequence MEKLYFAGSSVWTINSSLGNGTLRLENQTSGRNSTADPLKRNEDVAKVEVTILCLILFLALTGNLCVLLAIHTTRQKHSRMYFFMKHLSIADLVVAIFQVLPQLIWDITFRFYGPDFLCRLIKYLQVVGMFASTYMLLLMSLDRCLAICQPLRSLHRRADRASVLITWLLCLLVSIPQIHIFSLRDVGNGVYDCWADFIQPWGPKAYVTWITLMVYIIPVLMLSICYGLISFKIWQNVKLKTAHGLTMGLSSSSCSGMAFARVSNTKLISKAKIRTVKMTFIIVLAFIVCWTPFFFVQMWSVWDMNAPREVSKLPVDSCRGKIGPERAKPEHASLLLACPLRAQGDKKMGWNTGSRMKAWSPPTAAS, from the exons ATGGAGAAGTTGTACTTCGCAGGGAGCAGTGTATGGACGATCAACAGCTCTCTGGGGAACGGGACCCTCCGCCTGGAGAACCAGACGTCTGGGAGGAACAGCACCGCAGACCCGCTGAAGAGGAATGAGGACGTGGCCAAGGTGGAGGTGACCATCCTCTGCCTCATCCTGTTCCTCGCCCTGACTGGCAACCTGTGTGTGCTGCTGGCCATCCACACCACTCGGCAGAAGCACTCTCGCATGTACTTCTTCATGAAGCACTTGAGCATTGCTGACTTGGTCGTTGCCATCTTCCAGGTGCTGCCCCAGCTCATCTGGGACATCACCTTCAGGTTTTATGGGCCAGATTTCCTTTGCCGGTTGATCAAGTACTTGCAGGTAGTGGGGATGTTTGCTTCCACCTACATGCTCTTACTGATGTCCCTGGACCGGTGCTTGGCCATCTGTCAGCCGCTGAGGTCTCTGCATAGGAGAGCCGACCGAGCCTCTGTCCTCATCACCTGGCTGCTGTGCCTGCTGGTCAGCATCCCTCAGATCCACATATTTTCTCTGAGGGATGTGGGGAATGGGGTTTATGACTGTTGGGCAGATTTCATCCAGCCCTGGGGACCTAAAGCCTATGTCACTTGGATAACCCTCATGGTCTACATCATCCCTGTATTGATGCTGAGCATCTGCTATGGCTTAATCAGCTTCAAAATTTGGCAGAACGTGAAGCTTAAGACGGCTCACGGGCTCACTATGGGTCtgagctccagctcctgcagcggCATGGCGTTTGCCAGGGTCAGCAACACCAAGCTCATCTCCAAAGCCAAGATCCGGACAGTCAAAATGACCTTCATCATAGTGTTAGCTTTCATAGTGTGCTGGActccctttttctttgtgcAGATGTGGTCTGTGTGGGACATGAATGCTCCGCGGGAAG TTTCAAAACTGCCAGTGGATtcttgcagaggaaaaataggACCAGAAAGAGCCAAACCCGAGCATGCATCCTTACTGCTGGCATGTCCTCTGAGAGCACAGGGAGACAAGAAGATGGGCTGGAACACCGGTAGCAGAATGAAGGCTTGGTCCCCACCCACAGCTGCTTCATAG